A single region of the Hylaeus volcanicus isolate JK05 chromosome 5, UHH_iyHylVolc1.0_haploid, whole genome shotgun sequence genome encodes:
- the LOC128876465 gene encoding transmembrane protein 209, with translation MSSFRSPMRCISPNARVLTPRPQVEQMLDVRQTQNKARNSITWFFINSSLLGIIVFDIIYGGAAYKPFCWVEWCLASIFALNAVYHIIRYTWASLTLPSVTLSPRQRRLLGVTEDDPTFKDEVPSPQKSSEPIFPLNLSCISLNRRMTLGSPGLSESKSFTTTSPFFKYGSPTSQKSTTSPNGSLNKSFNASINGNLTSEELIQSEKELQSYLDDSRQRKHVLSTDIDQPSNLLSSFWSHPAIRSPGEVSPLLRRCAYQLAPIIDKSKSTSPGTEEGNSPRGMFGGPDVWRKYRIDPNKVNEWTANLRMWISKTVVERVAAEIDNVSSALVRHGLSDSQPGHVGLDRLRKLAQAPFLVTAIPTLPTLVPFLELSNNQEYLVSRIKVLATGGSMSEFKWNGGGPHSSKEWDSSLPTDSAIIMHLVSTYMDTQLEAPLDQPDARPFTSRYMARSGMSLPRSKGPIIVCQSINPPHYCLAHSGDSTLNDYEEIQRGRNNLFHTLLLFLYIVKTRDHGMLGRVNLGTSGINVLWVIDG, from the exons TCAATAGCTCCTTACTTGGGATCATAGTCTTCGATAT AATATATGGAGGCGCAGCCTATAAGCCATTTTGTTGGGTCGAGTGGTGCTTAGCCTCTATATTCGCATTAAATGCTGTTTACCATATAATAAGATACACATGGGCAAGTCTCACTTTACCTTCGGTCACGTTGAGTCCTAGACAGAGACGTTTACTGGGAGTAACAGAGGATGATCCCACTTTTAAGGACGAAGTTCCCTCACCTCAAAAGTCATCCGAGCCGATATTTCCACTGAATTTGTCATGCATAAGTCTCAATAGGCGGATGACTCTTGGTTCTCCAGGATTAAGCGAATCCA AGAGTTTTACAACGACTAGTCCATTCTTCAAGTACGGTAGTCCAACATCTCAGAAATCGACGACCAGTCCTAATGGATCACTTAACAAATCTTTTAACGCTTCCATAAATGGAAATCTAACCAGTGAAGAGTTGATTCAAAGCGAAAAGGAGTTACAAAGTTACTTAGACGATAGTCGGCAAAGAAAGCATGTTCTATCCACTGACATTGATCAACCCTCTAATCTACTTAGCTCGTTCTGGTCGCATCCCGCGATTAGAAGTCCTGGAGAGGTCTCTCCATTGTTAAGAAGATGCGCCTACCAATTAGCACCTATTATCG ATAAATCGAAATCAACCAGTCCTGGCACGGAAGAGGGAAACTCGCCCAGGGGTATGTTCGGTGGCCCCGACGTTTGGAGAAAATACAGAATCGACCCTAACAAAGTAAACGAGTGGACGGCCAATCTACGTATG TGGATCAGTAAAACGGTCGTTGAACGAGTGGCTGCTGAGATTGATAATGTCAGTTCTGCTTTGGTTCGTCACGGATTGAGCGATTCCCAACCAGGACACGTCGGTTTGGACAGATTACGGAAACTTGCTCAAGCTCCGTTTTTAGTCACCGCTATTCCCACTCTACCGACCTTGGTACCTTTTCTGGAACTCTCTAACAATCAAGAATATTTAGTCAGCAGAATTAAGGTTCTTGCGACGGGAGGTTCTATGAGCGAATTCAAATGGAACGGCGGAGGACCTCACAGTAGCAAAGAGTGGGATTCTAGTTTGCCGACTGATTCAGCG ATAATTATGCACTTGGTATCAACGTACATGGACACGCAGTTGGAAGCTCCGTTGGATCAGCCAGATGCTCGACCCTTCACGTCAAGATACATGGCTAGATCGGGAATGTCACTACCGCGTAGCAAAGGGCCCATAATAGTGTGCCAATCCATAAATCCTCCTCATTATTGTCTAGCACATTCCGGGGACTCGACACTCAACGATTACGAAGAAATACAACGG GGTAGGAACAACTTGTTTCATACGCTTCTGTTGTTCCTGTACATCGTTAAAACCAGAGATCACGGAATGTTAGGTCGTGTCAATTTAGGCACGTCGGGTATAAACGTCCTGTGGGTAATCGATGGttga
- the LOC128876464 gene encoding zinc finger protein 91-like, with protein MESDSPQNVEDGIVATVEICRVCLLGNLVMRDLFLESEVASLSAKAMSFANVKMVPGDGLPTRVCCICADKLESAYEFKLQVEQADTVLRERFVAMNMKEELFFNEVEVHLEPGDQGGGIGEMHMEHDYQSTVESLGSMSREEKSLLKDQLSLLEVGKLDERESITREQENGPVMEEAIDRVIASKQGSEDCPSREEENKSIDDTPRDEATSKYTSNTRNCIENIPTIEHDYILHHEYILGDETHQDDREEREVQQQEQIISEESFPREECAEYVNLLVKAADATNQEEEKQATEDEVKVEQDSESQNETRRSKRKLVRRNVESPRDSDEENYFENLNLSSRLKKVQAPDKSDRVFFMCYLCDKEFLSKNVLREHMHSHEEVRRALSLQETPVKPQKTISSSPKSPPSGKRLNKCPHCGKQYIYIISYTKHLKKHEREKDSKDESMPLEISFHEDEHSLDFDDYPDKHHLESECRKRARKSDGVNGAKSEQENDEDVEGLLEEDDNENEEDAKETDGGREKRGARTETFSCDKCSEKFFTRRGLRKHAILHATLKCSVCEEEFDSLEKLRNHRAKHVLEGVLTEQDLEADAEGAENKEADDFEGEDKKKEDGSQTEQENDEVKSLGAESPSKKNARNTETSSGDYRCKVCYQRFAKKDLLQRHVEQHVKSYKCTQCNKIFNNELTLRNHLIASDHKTIIQGQEYDPNKRIKRVAAKAAQKIIDQIKTEDGLEDYDEKETKAINRSVNRAPAHADGNYGRGKRESIPTAKKLVYKKDLECVSCNKKCTSKQSLAKHMEQHVKDEKTAKSEKQRQPTVKKERQRNCVNETTDGNDVKDDDYDSDFESGLDWPMDNHECSKCKKRYSTKKSLLRHQLLHEEPNFECDICSVKFYRKDKLKAHYDKCSEKNPDQVRKCNICGDSFENNEILREHRAKHVTEGILTEEDLRDIEPRPEEKKPGEKIGRKRRTDIVGLECTECNKQYTSRKGLLRHIQVHEGKKYLCDICPKKFYRREHLKIHVAKHNMIKPYKCGRCSKRFIKEEQLTNHLSKHDRTFKKSKETDSSKRFLCEICSKSFTQSTTLIAHLRAHNGIKPYVCEVCSRPFTTNAYLKMHMRTHTQERPYICQYCSRAFARADTLANHLTSHTGEAKYHCKYCPKNFRRLKSLKEHVFIHTGQRPYACPTCDRRFNNNGSRYAHSKRCKQNFVQNQNRGQPLTQVQPSQNQQRVLQQAALGQGQLVKTQNIKTITITRQPEAVSSQQVSQHQEIIMPLIFPLTVTVADISEEVILPEGAKLYTTT; from the exons ATGGTACCAGGGGATGGTCTGCCGACACGTGTGTGCTGCATATGCGCGGATAAACTAGAATCCGCGTATGAGTTTAAATTGCAGGTGGAACAAGCGGATACGGTCCTCAGAGAAAGATTCGTCGCCATGAACATGAAGGAAGAGTTGTTCTTCAATGAGGTCGAGGTACATCTCGAACCAGGGGACCAAGGCGGAGGTATAGGAGAGATGCACATGGAACACGATTATCAGTCTACCGTGGAAAGCCTTGGATCGATGTCGCGGGAAGAGAAATCCCTTCTGAAGGATCAGTTGTCTCTACTGGAAGTAGGAAAGTTAGACGAACGAGAATCGATCACGAGAG AGCAGGAGAATGGTCCGGTGATGGAAGAAGCGATCGATCGAGTGATTGCTTCGAAACAGGGATCGGAAGATTGTCCGAGCCGAGAAGAAGAGAACAAATCTATCGACGATACACCTCGGGACGAAGCAACGTCGAAATATACGAGCAACACCCGAAATTGCATCGAGAATATCCCTACGATAGAACACGATTACATACTGCACCACGAATATATATTAGGGGACGAGACCCACCAAGATGATAGAGAAGAACGGGAAGTACAACAACAAGAACAGATTATTTCGGAGGAATCGTTTCCTCGGGAAGAGTGCGCGGAATACGTAAATTTATTGGTGAAAGCTGCTGACGCGACAAATCAGGAAGAAGAAAAGCAAGCAACCGAAGACGAAGTCAAGGTAGAACAGGATTCTGAAAGTCAgaacgaaacgagaagaaGCAAGCGTAAATTGGTTCGACGAAACGTTGAATCGCCGCGAGATTCCGACGAAGAGAATTATTTCGAGAATTTGAATCTGAGTTCGCGGTTGAAGAAGGTTCAAGCTCCCGATAAATCGGACAGAGTCTTCTTCATGTGTTACCTTTGcgataaggaatttttatcgaagaacGTCTTGAGGGAGCACATGCACTCGCACGAGGAGGTCAGGAGGGCGTTGTCGTTACAAGAAACGCCTGTAAAGCCACAGAAGACCATCAGCAGTTCTCCTAAATCGCCTCCGTCCGGGAAACGATTGAACAAATGCCCTCATTGTGGCAAgcaatacatatacataatcTCGTACACTAAGCACCTAAAGAAACACGAGAGGGAAAAAGATTCGAAGGATGAGTCGATGCCGTTGGAGATTTCGTTTCACGAAGACGAGCACAGTTTGGATTTCGATGATTATCCGGATAAGCATCACTTGGAATCCGAATGTCGAAAGAGAGCTAGGAAAAGCGATGGTGTCAACGGAGCAAAATCGGAGCAGGAGAACGACGAGGATGTAGAAGGGCTGTTAGAGGAGGACGATAACGAGAACGAAGAGGATGCGAAAGAAACCGATGGTGGACGAGAGAAACGCGGCGCTCGCACGGAAACCTTCTCGTGCGACAAGTGTTCGGAAAAATTCTTTACCAGGCGCGGTTTACGGAAGCACGCGATTTTACACGCCACTCTTAAATGCAGCGTGTGCGAGGAAGAATTCGATTCGCTGGAGAAACTGAGGAATCATCGAGCGAAGCACGTACTAGAGGGTGTATTAACCGAACAAGATCTAGAAGCAGACGCAGAGGGGGCGGAAAACAAAGAAGCGGATGACTTCGAAGGCGAGGATAAGAAGAAGGAAGATGGAAGCCAAACGGAACAGGAGAACGATGAAGTAAAGTCGTTGGGAGCGGAGAGTCCGTCGAAGAAGAATGCCAG AAACACGGAGACCAGTTCGGGCGACTATCGTTGCAAGGTGTGTTATCAACGATTCGCCAAGAAGGATCTGCTGCAGAGGCACGTGGAACAGCACGTTAAATCCTACAAATGCACgcaatgtaacaaaattttcaacaacgAGCTCACGTTGCGAAATCATCTCATAGCTAGCGACCATAAAACTATCATTCAAGGACAAGAGTACGATCCTAACAAACGTATCAAGCGAGTCGCCGCAAAGGCGGCGCAAAAGATTATCGATCAAATAAAAACGGAAGACGGTTTGGAGGATTACGACGAAAAGGAGACTAAAGCGATCAACCGTTCGGTCAACCGTGCCCCTGCCCACGCGGATGGGAATTATGGTCGAGGTAAACGGGAGAGTATTCCTACCGCGAAGAAACTCGTTTACAAGAAAGATCTGGAGTGCGTGAGCTGCAATAAAAAGTGTACTTCGAAGCAGTCGTTGGCGAAACATATGGAACAACACGTGAAGGATGAAAAAACGGCCAAGTCGGAAAAACAAAGACAACCCACGGTGAAGAAGGAACGACAAAGAAACTGTGTCAACGAAACCACTGACGGGAACGATGTCAAGGACGACGATTACGATTCCGACTTCGAGAGTGGCTTGGATTGGCCGATGGACAATCACGAGTGCTCCAAGTGCAAGAAACGCTACAGCACGAAAAAATCATTGCTGCGGCATCAGTTATTGCACGAGGAGCCGAACTTCGAGTGCGACATTTGCAGCGTTAAATTCTACCGCAAGGACAAGCTGAAGGCCCACTACGACAAGTGCTCGGAGAAGAACCCCGATCAGGTGAGAAAATGCAACATCTGCGGGGACAGTTTCGAGAATAACGAGATCCTGCGTGAGCATAGAGCGAAGCACGTTACTGAAGGCATCCTCACCGAGGAGGATCTGAGAGACATCGAGCCACGACCCGAAGAGAAGAAACCAGGCGAGAAAATCGGTAGAAAGAGAAGAACCGATATCGTCGGTCTCGAATGCACGGAGTGCAATAAACAATACACATCGAGGAAGGGGCTCCTGCGTCATATTCAGGTGCACGAAGGGAAAAAGTACCTCTGCGACATATGCCCGAAGAAATTCTACCGAAGGGAACACTTGAAGATACACGTGGCCAAGCATAACATGATCAAACCATACAAGTGTGGACGCTGctcgaaacgtttcattaAAGAGGAACAACTGACCAATCACTTGTCGAAGCATGACCGTACCTTCAAGAAGAGCAAAGAAACAGATAGCTCCAAGAGATTCCTTTGCGAGATCTGCTCGAAGAGCTTCACACAATCGACGACGTTGATAGCCCACCTCAGGGCTCACAATGGTATCAAACCGTACGTCTGCGAGGTCTGTTCGCGGCCGTTCACAACGAACGCGTACCTAAAGATGCACATGAGGACGCATACGCAGGAGCGACCGTACATTTGTCAGTACTGTTCGCGTGCGTTCGCCAGAGCCGACACGCTGGCCAATCACCTGACAAGTCACACCGGTGAAGCCAAGTACCACTGCAAGTACTGTCCCAAAAACTTCCGTCGCCTCAAATCCCTCAAAGAGCACGTCTTCATTCACACGGGTCAGAGGCCCTACGCTTGCCCAACCTGCGACCGACGGTTCAACAATAACGGAAGTCGCTATGCTCACAGCAAGAGGTGCAAGCAGAACTTCGTTCAGAATCAGAATCGTGGCCAACCGTTGACGCAAGTGCAGCCAAGTCAGAATCAACAGAGGGTGTTGCAGCAGGCTGCTCTCGGGCAAGGGCAACTGGTCAAAAcccaaaacattaaaacaattaCGATCACCAGACAACCAGAGGCCGTTTCCAGTCAACAGGTCTCGCAACATCAGGAAATAATAATGCCCCTGATCTTCCCACTCACAGTCACTGTTGCTGATATCAGCGAGGAGGTCATCTTGCCCGAGGGAGCTAAATTGTACACGACGACTTAA